From the genome of Herpetosiphonaceae bacterium:
GGTCGCGCAGCGTTTTCTGGAGCGTGTCGGGCGGGCGATCATCAGCCGCACGCCGCCCGCGACGCTCGGCGCGCTGGAGCAGGCCTTCGGCGACTCGGTGGCGTGGGAGCGCTACGATGCGGCCCAGGTGGTGGTGCTGCGTCGCCACGGCCTGCTCCGTCCACAGACGGGCGGGCAGGTAGGCATTATCACCGCTGGCACTGCCGACGTGCCACGGGCCGAGGAAGCCGCCGTGGTCTGCCGCGAGATGGGCTGCGAGGTGCATCTGGTCTGCGATGTCGGCGTGGCCGGTCTGCACCGGCTGATCGAGCCGCTGCGGCGCATGATGGGCACGCCCGTCGATGTGATCGTGGTGGCGGCGGGCATGGACGGCGCGCTGCCCTCGGTCGTCGCCGGGCTGGTGGACGTGCCGGTGATCGGGCTGCCAACCTCGGTGGGCTACGGCATAGGCGGCCAGGGCCAGGCCGCGCTGCTCTCGATGCTTCAGACGTGCTCGCCCGGTCTGGCGGTGGTCAACATCGACAACGGCGTCGGCGCTGGCGCGATGGCGGCGGTGATTGCGAATAATGTAGCGCGGGCGAGAACAAAGACGCCCAGAGAGCACCCGGAACAACGAACAGCAGGCCGTTAGGCGGGAAACAAAAGAACAAGGGAACAAAGGAACAAAACGTTCAACGTCCTTGCTCCCTTGTTCCCTGGTGCAATATCAAGCAACCTTTGCGGGAAACGATACCTACCATGCTGCACTAGACCGCCGCCACCACACAGTTCTTGCCCTGGCCTTTGGCCTGATCGATGGCGCGCTCTCCAGCATGGATCAGCGCCTCGACGGTCGCGCCGTGGTGCGGGTAGGTCGCGACGCCGATCGAGATCGTGATTGGAAACGGCCAGTTGCACGAGGCCTCCTGCACCGCGTTGCGCAGACGCTCTCCCAGTATCACGCCGTGCTCCAGCAGCGTGTTCGGCAGCAGCACCAGGAACTCGTCGCCGACACGCCAGCGCGCGAGAAAATCGCTCGGTCGCAGGCGCTCATGCAGCGTGTGGCTCAACTGCTGCAGCATCGTGTCGCCGACGGCATAGCCCAGCTCGTTGTAGCGGCGCAGATTATCGCCGTCGATCAGCAGCACCGTGAACGGCTGCCCGGTCGTGCCGGCCTTCATGATCGCCGCCGTCAGCGCCTGTGTCGCGGCTCGCAGATTGGGCAATCCCGTCACCGGGTCGGTGTTCGCCAACTGCTGCGACTCGTCGAGCATCTGGCCGAGGGCGACCATGCGGTGCAGCATGTCATCGACGATATAGTGGAGATCGTAGGTCTGCGGCAGCATCGCGGCGTGAAAGGTGGCGGTCGGGGCGCAGACCTGCGTGCGCGTCTCCGCGATCACCGTGCGCAACTGTCCCAGAATATCGGCGGGCGATACCCGCTCGGTGCCCGTGTAATGAATAATCGCGATCGTCGCGACCGGCACCCGTAGTCCAAAGCGCTCCGCCTCCTGGTTGAGCCGATCGACGAGCAGGTGTCCGAGCGTGGCATGTGTCGCGTGATCCTGGCTCGTCAGCACGAACACAAACTCATCGCCGCCAATGCGATAGATCGGGGCGCTCAGCTCTTCCGCCAGGATGATCGCCACCCAGCGCAGAACGGCATCGCCCTGGCTGGCGTCGTGAGCCAGCGAGGAGAACGCATTCAGATCCAGCGATACCAGCGACATCGGCGCGCGCAGGGAGTCGGCGCAGTAGGTGATCAGCCAGTCGGCGAAAGATAGCAGATTACGACAGCCCGTAAGCACATCGGTGCGGGACAGAGAAGGGGGTGAAGAAAACATCATGTTCTCCTGAGACGATCGGCATGGTGCTGCGCACGTCGCTTCGACGAGTATTGGGTTGACATAATTATTTATGTGCGATAGCTGGATCAGCCTGCTCTGGCGATTAGCAGGTAGTTCGCAGCGTTCGGATGCACTCTAAGTGTACCTCTGTTAAAGAAAATGCGTGCGCCGAGCCAATTGTCAAAAAGGTGTCAACGCTCTTAAGCCGGGCCTGAGCGAGGATCGATGAGGAGCGAGCAGTTCCAGGCGCTCAACGCTGACGTGGCCGCAGAGTACAGCGCCGATCCAGGGCGGATCAGCGCTGTATATGAGCGCGGAGCTTGACAGTATCCGGGCTGCGCTCTGTCGCGCTGGCTGCGGCTGGCTCCGTGGCCGGATCGAGCGCGTGGTTCTACTCGGTATTGAATGGATCGAGCCGGAGCAACTGCTGCCGGTTGAGATGAGCACTGATGCGCTCCGGTAGCTCATTGATGCAGGCATAGACGCGACTATCCTCGTAGAGCCTGCGCTCCACGAAGTGCTGCACGATCTCACGCCGCTCCCAGCCGTGCAGGAAGCGCCGCAGAATCTCGCTATGCAGGGGAAAGCGGGTCTGCCACTGCTCGACGATCGCCTCCAGGCGCTGCCGCGCGGCCTGCTGGCTGCCGAACGAGCGGATCAGACGCTCGACCCGCGCGATCTCTTCGCTGGTCATCAGCGCATGCTGCTTGCTACGTCCCGGCGACGGATATGGCGTGAGCCAGCGTAGCAGCAGCGCGGCATCTTCCGGCGTCCAGATGGCAATCTGTGTCGCCAGCGCCGACTCCAGCATGCGCTGCGCGATGCTCTGGCAGCTCTGGATCATCTGGATTACCTGTGGCGGGGCGGCAAGATGCGGGATCGGCGCTGGCTGCGCTGCGAGCGACCACAGCGAAAATGCCGCGTCGTCGCTGAGCGGCATGGCCTCCAGGCGCTGGCACCCGACCGCCAATGCCTCGTCCTCTTGTTCCGGCGTGGGCGCTGCGGCAACACCGATCAGCCAGGCCAGGTTGATCTCGCGCAGCCGCATCTGCCGCGCCAGCGCCGCGACCAGCAACACGCCCGATAGCTCAGGAAAGCCCGGCTCTGTGGCATGCACATCCACCAGCACGAGCATGTGTTGATCCGGCTCCGTGGCTCTGAGCAGCCACCGCGCCTGCGTGTATCCGGTGAGCAGCGAGCACGC
Proteins encoded in this window:
- the larB gene encoding nickel pincer cofactor biosynthesis protein LarB, whose amino-acid sequence is MTAQHEWPAPDSDGASAVRDPFHDLRIALFGGDESEAVDSFAHLDPRREQRKGVPEVILAGPKQPEQVVAVAQRFLERVGRAIISRTPPATLGALEQAFGDSVAWERYDAAQVVVLRRHGLLRPQTGGQVGIITAGTADVPRAEEAAVVCREMGCEVHLVCDVGVAGLHRLIEPLRRMMGTPVDVIVVAAGMDGALPSVVAGLVDVPVIGLPTSVGYGIGGQGQAALLSMLQTCSPGLAVVNIDNGVGAGAMAAVIANNVARARTKTPREHPEQRTAGR
- a CDS encoding diguanylate cyclase gives rise to the protein MMFSSPPSLSRTDVLTGCRNLLSFADWLITYCADSLRAPMSLVSLDLNAFSSLAHDASQGDAVLRWVAIILAEELSAPIYRIGGDEFVFVLTSQDHATHATLGHLLVDRLNQEAERFGLRVPVATIAIIHYTGTERVSPADILGQLRTVIAETRTQVCAPTATFHAAMLPQTYDLHYIVDDMLHRMVALGQMLDESQQLANTDPVTGLPNLRAATQALTAAIMKAGTTGQPFTVLLIDGDNLRRYNELGYAVGDTMLQQLSHTLHERLRPSDFLARWRVGDEFLVLLPNTLLEHGVILGERLRNAVQEASCNWPFPITISIGVATYPHHGATVEALIHAGERAIDQAKGQGKNCVVAAV